One window of the Nicotiana tabacum cultivar K326 chromosome 4, ASM71507v2, whole genome shotgun sequence genome contains the following:
- the LOC107761568 gene encoding uncharacterized protein LOC107761568 isoform X2 produces MSSQMNTKVRLVRCPKCQLVLPELAEVPVYKCGGCGTILQAKNRKRAPIKNNGLDQKEISSSSEEASPPSNGDASLNELKQSDQGGAEDCNKDLPRQINFPDELPGSSGLTCLENEDPLSKSEEHKRDEHSCALDEKTERYEHQKEFSGGENFSNRLSSSDQLTCHESGSSVIGAKEDAEVSANEEREQLELEKDTGCPTLETKQDAKGLALEAVEQLELDEHNFLVDHCTINDQNESGVNQKRFNSLSSTYFECINHRDELARDGIEKQLSVGSDMYQSVLNESIITDTLMSTDREQFEQFQKEIPSGFDRISSMDTLENSEPPVNLRNMIKSPTHRSYYAYDGSASSCDGDDHLPNQFHQQPERRFSSSEFHLDTRCRVNNTMSSESKIVQNAMNFSTALPGRRHHATEGSNWSHDKWLPSRKYGQASGSRMTLDKDEQTTTFPFISGSHTGHKHGNPSNYRNSVAHNSSLHPSRIPSNSEPDKIELLRMVYELEHQLRQTRITKSMANRRFSAEVTRAEEYTPLYYDQFLADGEVSADLNYSRYPVRCSHGKGWPQQRKSSKNTFFCRGCTLQAPS; encoded by the exons ATGAGTAGTCAAATGAACACTAAAGTTCGGTTGGTTAGATGTCCCAAATGCCAATTGGTTCTTCCGGAGTTAGCAGAGGTTCCTGTCTACAAGTGTGGGGGATGTGGCACAATTCTCCAAg CTAAGAATAGGAAAAGAGCTCCAATAAAGAACAACGGACTTGATCAGAAGGAAATAAGCAGCTCAAGTGAAGAAGCTTCTCCTCCTTCGAATGGAGATGCTTCACTGAACGAGTTGAAGCAATCCGATCAAGGGGGTGCTGAAGACTGTAACAAGGATCTACCTCGACAGATAAATTTCCCCGATGAGCTTCCAGGCTCTTCTGGGCTTACCTGTCTTGAGAATGAAGATCCTTTATCCAAATCTGAAGAACATAAAAGAGATGAACACAGTTGTGCTTTGGACGAAAAGACAGAACGATATGAACATCAAAAGGAGTTCTCAGGAGGAGAAAACTTCTCCAATAGACTTTCTAGCTCAGATCAACTTACTTGTCATGAATCGGGAAGTTCAGTCATTGGAGCCAAAGAAGACGCAGAAGTTTCAGCCAATGAAGAGAGAGAGCAACTGGAGCTGGAAAAAGACACTGGATGTCCAACCCTTGAAACCAAACAAGACGCGAAAGGTTTAGCCCTTGAAGCGGTGGAACAACTGGAACTGGATGAACACAACTTCCTTGTGGATCACTGCACCATAAATGATCAAAATGAAAGTGGAGTTAACCAAAAGAGGTTTAACTCCCTGAGTTCTACTTACTTTGAATGTATCAACCACAGAGATGAATTAGCCCGTGATGGCATTGAGAAGCAGTTATCTGTAGGCTCTGACATGTACCAAAGTGTTTTGAATGAAAGCATCATAACAGACACTTTGAtgtctactgatcgtgagcagtTTGAGCAATTTCAAAAAGAGATTCCCTCAGGTTTTGACCGTATAAGCTCTATGGATACGTTAGAAAACTCTGAGCCTCCTGTTAATCTCAGAAATATGATCAAATCTCCAACACACAGAAGTTACTATGCTTACGATGGCAGTGCATCTTCATGTGATGGGGATGATCATTTACCTAATCAGTTCCATCAGCAACCTGAAAGAAGGTTTAGCTCTAGTGAGTTTCATTTGGATACTAGATGCCGAGTAAACAACACAATGAGCAGCGAGTCAAAGATAGTACAGAACGCAATGAACTTTTCCACAGCATTACCAGGAAGGAGACATCACGCTACAGAAGGTAGCAACTGGAGTCATGACAAATGGCTTCCATCTAGGAAATATGGTCAGGCCTCCGGAAGTAGGATGACATTGGACAAGGATGAGCAAACCACAACATTTCCGTTTATATCCGGTTCTCACACAGGACATAAGCATGGAAACCCTTCAAATTATCGGAATAGCGTGGCCCACAATTCTAGTCTTCATCCATCCAGAATTCCCTCAAATTCAGAACCAGACAAAATAGAATTGTTGAGAATGGTGTATGAACTTGAACATCAATTGCGCCAGACACGCATTACTAAAAGTATGGCCAACAGACGGTTTTCTGCAGAGGTAACGAGGGCTGAAGAGTATACCCCCTTATACTATGATCAGTTTTTGGCAGATGGTGAAGTAAGTGCTGATTTGAACTATTCGAGATATCCTGTAAGATGCAGTCATGGAAAAGGCTGGCCGCAACAACGTAAAAGCTCCAAGAATACCTTTTTCTGCAGAGGCTGCACATTACAGGCACCAAGCTGA
- the LOC107761568 gene encoding uncharacterized protein LOC107761568 isoform X1: MKWVYIFFSQFVLLLLSFLNCGKKRSEMSSQMNTKVRLVRCPKCQLVLPELAEVPVYKCGGCGTILQAKNRKRAPIKNNGLDQKEISSSSEEASPPSNGDASLNELKQSDQGGAEDCNKDLPRQINFPDELPGSSGLTCLENEDPLSKSEEHKRDEHSCALDEKTERYEHQKEFSGGENFSNRLSSSDQLTCHESGSSVIGAKEDAEVSANEEREQLELEKDTGCPTLETKQDAKGLALEAVEQLELDEHNFLVDHCTINDQNESGVNQKRFNSLSSTYFECINHRDELARDGIEKQLSVGSDMYQSVLNESIITDTLMSTDREQFEQFQKEIPSGFDRISSMDTLENSEPPVNLRNMIKSPTHRSYYAYDGSASSCDGDDHLPNQFHQQPERRFSSSEFHLDTRCRVNNTMSSESKIVQNAMNFSTALPGRRHHATEGSNWSHDKWLPSRKYGQASGSRMTLDKDEQTTTFPFISGSHTGHKHGNPSNYRNSVAHNSSLHPSRIPSNSEPDKIELLRMVYELEHQLRQTRITKSMANRRFSAEVTRAEEYTPLYYDQFLADGEVSADLNYSRYPVRCSHGKGWPQQRKSSKNTFFCRGCTLQAPS, from the exons ATGAAATgggtatatatatttttttcacaatTTGTTTTGCTGCTGTTAAGCTTTCTTAACTGTGGAAAAAAAAG GAGTGAGATGAGTAGTCAAATGAACACTAAAGTTCGGTTGGTTAGATGTCCCAAATGCCAATTGGTTCTTCCGGAGTTAGCAGAGGTTCCTGTCTACAAGTGTGGGGGATGTGGCACAATTCTCCAAg CTAAGAATAGGAAAAGAGCTCCAATAAAGAACAACGGACTTGATCAGAAGGAAATAAGCAGCTCAAGTGAAGAAGCTTCTCCTCCTTCGAATGGAGATGCTTCACTGAACGAGTTGAAGCAATCCGATCAAGGGGGTGCTGAAGACTGTAACAAGGATCTACCTCGACAGATAAATTTCCCCGATGAGCTTCCAGGCTCTTCTGGGCTTACCTGTCTTGAGAATGAAGATCCTTTATCCAAATCTGAAGAACATAAAAGAGATGAACACAGTTGTGCTTTGGACGAAAAGACAGAACGATATGAACATCAAAAGGAGTTCTCAGGAGGAGAAAACTTCTCCAATAGACTTTCTAGCTCAGATCAACTTACTTGTCATGAATCGGGAAGTTCAGTCATTGGAGCCAAAGAAGACGCAGAAGTTTCAGCCAATGAAGAGAGAGAGCAACTGGAGCTGGAAAAAGACACTGGATGTCCAACCCTTGAAACCAAACAAGACGCGAAAGGTTTAGCCCTTGAAGCGGTGGAACAACTGGAACTGGATGAACACAACTTCCTTGTGGATCACTGCACCATAAATGATCAAAATGAAAGTGGAGTTAACCAAAAGAGGTTTAACTCCCTGAGTTCTACTTACTTTGAATGTATCAACCACAGAGATGAATTAGCCCGTGATGGCATTGAGAAGCAGTTATCTGTAGGCTCTGACATGTACCAAAGTGTTTTGAATGAAAGCATCATAACAGACACTTTGAtgtctactgatcgtgagcagtTTGAGCAATTTCAAAAAGAGATTCCCTCAGGTTTTGACCGTATAAGCTCTATGGATACGTTAGAAAACTCTGAGCCTCCTGTTAATCTCAGAAATATGATCAAATCTCCAACACACAGAAGTTACTATGCTTACGATGGCAGTGCATCTTCATGTGATGGGGATGATCATTTACCTAATCAGTTCCATCAGCAACCTGAAAGAAGGTTTAGCTCTAGTGAGTTTCATTTGGATACTAGATGCCGAGTAAACAACACAATGAGCAGCGAGTCAAAGATAGTACAGAACGCAATGAACTTTTCCACAGCATTACCAGGAAGGAGACATCACGCTACAGAAGGTAGCAACTGGAGTCATGACAAATGGCTTCCATCTAGGAAATATGGTCAGGCCTCCGGAAGTAGGATGACATTGGACAAGGATGAGCAAACCACAACATTTCCGTTTATATCCGGTTCTCACACAGGACATAAGCATGGAAACCCTTCAAATTATCGGAATAGCGTGGCCCACAATTCTAGTCTTCATCCATCCAGAATTCCCTCAAATTCAGAACCAGACAAAATAGAATTGTTGAGAATGGTGTATGAACTTGAACATCAATTGCGCCAGACACGCATTACTAAAAGTATGGCCAACAGACGGTTTTCTGCAGAGGTAACGAGGGCTGAAGAGTATACCCCCTTATACTATGATCAGTTTTTGGCAGATGGTGAAGTAAGTGCTGATTTGAACTATTCGAGATATCCTGTAAGATGCAGTCATGGAAAAGGCTGGCCGCAACAACGTAAAAGCTCCAAGAATACCTTTTTCTGCAGAGGCTGCACATTACAGGCACCAAGCTGA
- the LOC107761567 gene encoding uncharacterized protein LOC107761567: MDNVIEQDVEYSAQTGESQQNEDLCTASLPVQRSEDAASFLNGSSLLTPNQKLVHNEGADEALLSNSSASSCYSSSDISVKEGFESSSLSPEFDLESYSSSPDGHRKLALSGAQMTLQGNYLDMGTKLPSKNQGAHREDREYEMVLNSILDHEHEISVSSKRIHFSEEELQGLKYELERNESVAKLIVFLKVQLGSAESEVDMLWDDLEMDKGKIKELQKQVALLENQISNSDYKIEELANELEMTRDKLEASEEEVARLKDDCSKVITENTCYLADQLESTQEELILLKAKLDSEERHTLELQESIMRNKADISDRDQEIRRISAVLEDAQESFCVQKEQFQSQITSLSEQQNLLEAKTEQLEMQNRSLERKARQCEAEKIEMKTLHEVQEIKWKAETECLKMEINKKGEEVHGLNKDLDKLKLEYDTLMAKKDEVNAKVQTLGAEVMSRNVQIQEMEYHLKQLIAGSESAQRSIEELRLRVEELEKEVERQTLVISDRAEEKREAIRQLCFSLEHYRSGYQELHDYLQRRRHPIIAA, translated from the coding sequence ATGGACAATGTGATTGAACAAGATGTAGAATATTCTGCTCAGACGGGTGAGTCTCAGCAAAATGAAGATCTCTGTACAGCTTCCCTTCCAGTGCAGCGTTCTGAAGATGCTGCTTCTTTTCTGAATGGTTCCTCCCTGCTTACTCCAAACCAGAAATTGGTTCATAATGAAGGTGCAGATGAGGCTCTTCTTTCTAACTCATCTGCGAGCTCTTGCTATAGTTCTTCTGATATATCTGTCAAGGAAGGTTTTGAGTCTTCATCATTATCACCAGAATTTGATTTAGAATCTTACAGCTCATCTCCTGATGGGCACCGAAAGTTGGCCTTAAGTGGGGCACAAATGACATTGCAAGGCAACTATTTGGACATGGGGACCAAACTGCCAAGCAAGAACCAAGGTGCCCATAGAGAAGATAGGGAATATGAAATGGTGCTGAACAGTATCCTGGATCATGAACATGAGATCAGTGTTTCAAGCAAAAGAATCCATTTCTCAGAAGAAGAGCTACAGGGGTTGAAATATGAGCTTGAGAGAAATGAATCAGTTGCCAAGCTGATAGTTTTCCTGAAAGTGCAGCTTGGTTCAGCTGAAAGTGAGGTTGATATGCTATGGGATGATCTTGAAATGGACAAAGGAAAGATCAAGGAACTACAAAAGCAAGTAGCTCTGCTAGAAAATCAGATATCAAACTCTGATTACAAGATTGAGGAATTGGCGAATGAGTTGGAAATGACTAGAGATAAGCTTGAGGCGTCAGAGGAAGAAGTTGCCAGGTTAAAGGATGACTGTTCAAAAGTGATCACTGAGAACACTTGCTATTTGGCTGATCAGCTTGAATCAACTCAGGAAGAGTTAATCTTGCTGAAGGCCAAGCTTGATTCTGAGGAAAGGCATACCTTGGAATTACAGGAGAGCATTATGAGGAACAAAGCTGACATATCAGATCGTGACCAAGAGATCAGGAGAATCAGTGCTGTACTAGAGGACGCCCAAGAAAGTTTCTGCGTGCAGAAAGAGCAGTTCCAGTCTCAAATAACTAGTTTGTCAGAACAGCAGAACCTGCTAGAGGCAAAGACGGAACAGTTAGAGATGCAAAACAGATCATTAGAACGTAAGGCGAGACAGTGTGAAGctgagaagattgaaatgaaaaCTTTGCATGAGGTACAAGAAATCAAATGGAAGGCTGAAACTGAATGCTTGAAAATGGAGATAAATAAGAAAGGTGAAGAAGTCCATGGTTTGAATAAAGATCTCGACAAGCTTAAACTGGAGTATGACACCCTAATGGCAAAGAAAGATGAGGTTAATGCTAAGGTACAGACACTTGGTGCAGAAGTGATGTCTAGGAATGTTCAAATTCAAGAAATGGAGTATCATCTGAAGCAGCTTATTGCAGGATCTGAAAGTGCACAGAGATCAATAGAGGAATTAAGGCTAAGAGTGGAGGAGTTGGAGAAGGAAGTGGAGCGACAAACGTTGGTAATCTCAGATAGAGCTGAGGAGAAAAGGGAGGCTATACGGCAACTATGTTTCTCACTGGAGCATTACAGAAGTGGATATCAAGAACTCCATGATTATTTGCAGCGTAGAAGGCATCCAATTATAGCTGCATAA
- the LOC107761569 gene encoding putative aarF domain-containing protein kinase At5g05200, chloroplastic, which yields MAVVTVLRGVSHGRLPLLPHSQLPIVSVTGRARNIGYYGNHRPNVLRIYARYSQAQDLFTTRLQDRLENLPKLVEDIVQTSLNTGPRGALRLAQGVQAVVGVGSEWLQDVSKTNSSTGLPTQLQLGLLSPLYLRKLFERMGATYIKLGQFIASAPTLFPPEYVQEFQYCFDRAPAVPFEEIQTILREELGRPIDTVFEYVDPTPLASASIAQVHGARIRGTGEDVVIKVLKPGIEDILVADLNFVYIVARILEFLSPDLSRASLVAIVKDIRESMLEEVDFKKEAANVESFRRYLEAMGLTKQATAPKVYPQCSTKRVLTMERLYGVPLTDLDSIKSLVSSPETSLITALNVWFGSLLACESFHADVHAGNLWQLRDGRIGFLDFGIVGRISPKTWAAMEVFLQSITIEDYESMASALIDMGATGKDVDSKAFASDLEKIFLSIQDLDTEIIVAAARDTNTNATAVAANVVFDERQMNALFVDVVRVSESYGLKFPREFALLLKQLLYFDRYTRLLAPNMNMYRDQRIKLVSDRRQRNIYQ from the exons TTGCCAATTGTAAGCGTCACAGGTAGAGCAAGAAACATTGGTTATTATGGGAATCATCGTCCCAATGTTTTGCGAATTTATGCTCGTTATTCACAGGCTCAGGATCTATTCACTACTCGTCTTCAAG ATCGTCTAGAGAACTTGCCCAAACTTGTGGAGGATATTGTCCAAACATCTCTAAACACAGGTCCTCGTGGAGCCTTAAGGCTAGCTCAGGGTGTCCAAGCTGTAGTTGGAGTAGGCAGCGAGTGGCTGCAAGACGTATCTAAG aCAAACTCGTCCACAGGACTACCAACTCAGCTGCAGCTTGGGCTATTATCTCCCCTATATTTGAGGAAATTGTTTGAACGCATGGGTGCAACTTATATCAAATTAGGTCAG TTTATTGCATCCGCACCCACGTTGTTTCCACCAGAGTATGTTCAAGAATTCCAGTACTGTTTTGACAGGGCTCCTGCAGTTCCTTTTGAAGAGATCCAAACAATCTTGCGCGAGGAACTAGGCCGACCAATTGATACCGTGTTTGAGTATGTTGATCCCACTCCACTTGCGTCTGCATCTATTGCTCAG GTGCATGGTGCAAGAATAAGAGGCACAGGAGAGGATGTAGTGATAAAGGTTTTGAAACCTGGAATAGAAGATATTTTGGTAGCAGATCTAAACTTTGTGTACATTGTAGCACGTATCCTGGAGTTTTTGAGTCCTGATCTAAGCCGTGCATCTCTG GTAGCTATTGTCAAAGACATACGAGAATCAATGCTAGAAGAAGTTGACTTCAAGAAGGAGGCTGCAAATGTTGAGTCATTCAGGAGGTATTTAGAAGCCATGGGACTTACTAAGCAGGCCACTGCTCCAAAAGTCTACCCTCAATGTAGTACTAAGCGTGTTCTGACAATGGAGAGGCTATATGGAGTTCCTTTGACGGATTTAGACTCTATTAAGTCACTGGTTTCTAGTCCTGAGACCAGTCTTATTACTGCCCTAAATGTTTG GTTTGGAAGTTTGCTCGCCTGTGAATCCTTCCATGCAGATGTACATGCTGGCAATTTGTGGCAACTACGCGATGGGCGTATTGGGTTCCTTGACTTCG GAATTGTTGGTCGTATATCTCCAAAGACATGGGCTGCAATGGAAGTATTTCTGCAATCTATAACAATTGAAGATTATGAGTCGATGGCATCTGCTCTAATTGACATGGGTGCTACCGGGAAGGATGTGGATTCAAAGGCTTTTGCGAGTGacttggagaaaatatttttgtcaaTTCAG GATTTGGATACAGAAATCATTGTTGCTGCTGCAAGGGACACAAATACAAATGCAACCGCTGTTGCTGCCAATGTAGTATTTGATGAGAGGCAGATGAATGCTCTATTCGTGGATGTG GTTAGAGTTAGTGAATCTTACGGATTGAAATTTCCTCGTGAGTTTGCACTTTTGTTGAAGCAACTTCTCTATTTTGATCGATACACCAGATTGTTAGCTCCAAATATGAACATGTACCGAGATCAGAGGATCAAGCTTGTCTCTGATAGAAGACAAAGGAACATATACCAATGA